Proteins from a single region of Rhodospirillales bacterium:
- a CDS encoding HAMP domain-containing protein, with amino-acid sequence MSEGLPIKKFLPRTLFGRSLMILVTPVLLIQIITSFVFFDRHWSKMTTRLAFAVSGELSVITATIKNGDTIRDIENIIAYSGRYLDLDVRFIPDGRLPDKQESSVVQVWESVVAQKLSAELATQISEPFVIHANFADKMIEVFIQLEDGLVRVSLPQRRLFSSSGYVFLLWMIGASLLLLVVAVVFMRNQVRPIRKLAVAADRFGRGRAAPFFKPEGAKEVRQAGHAFLEMRRRIERQVSQRTEMLAGVSHDLRTPLTRMKLQVEMMEEGLDKADMQQDIADMERMIHGYLDFVRGDGDEEFEAVSLAEFFERLVAKMKHQGVKTDLMVAGGLSLVVRPLAFERAISNLLTNAGKYADHIWVSARKDGEKLQIVIEDNGPGVAEDQYEAVFKPFMRVDSSRNAETGGVGLGLPIAMDIIHAHGGKIWLEASEYGGLKVMVRMPL; translated from the coding sequence ATGAGCGAAGGGTTGCCTATTAAAAAGTTTTTGCCGCGAACCCTGTTTGGACGTTCGTTGATGATTTTGGTCACGCCGGTGTTGTTGATCCAGATTATTACCAGTTTTGTGTTTTTTGACCGTCATTGGAGCAAAATGACAACACGGCTGGCTTTTGCCGTTTCGGGTGAGTTGTCGGTGATTACGGCAACGATTAAGAATGGTGATACAATTAGGGATATTGAAAATATTATTGCGTATTCGGGGCGGTATCTGGATTTGGATGTTCGTTTTATTCCCGATGGGCGGTTGCCAGATAAACAGGAATCTTCAGTTGTGCAAGTATGGGAGAGCGTTGTGGCGCAAAAGCTTTCAGCGGAGCTGGCGACGCAAATTTCTGAGCCGTTTGTTATTCATGCCAACTTTGCCGACAAGATGATTGAGGTGTTTATTCAGCTTGAGGATGGGCTGGTGCGTGTTTCCTTGCCGCAGCGGCGCTTGTTTTCTTCGTCTGGTTATGTGTTTTTGTTGTGGATGATAGGGGCGTCTTTATTGCTGCTCGTCGTGGCGGTGGTGTTTATGCGTAATCAGGTGCGGCCTATTCGCAAGTTGGCGGTGGCGGCGGACAGATTTGGACGGGGGCGCGCTGCGCCGTTTTTTAAGCCGGAAGGGGCAAAAGAGGTGCGCCAAGCTGGTCATGCGTTTTTGGAGATGCGCCGACGTATTGAGCGTCAGGTTTCGCAGCGCACAGAGATGCTGGCCGGTGTGTCTCATGATTTGCGCACACCATTGACGCGGATGAAGCTGCAGGTTGAGATGATGGAGGAAGGGCTGGATAAAGCTGATATGCAGCAAGATATTGCCGATATGGAGCGGATGATTCATGGGTATCTCGATTTTGTGCGCGGGGATGGTGATGAGGAATTTGAGGCCGTTTCGTTGGCAGAATTTTTTGAGAGGTTGGTCGCGAAGATGAAACATCAGGGAGTAAAAACGGATTTGATGGTTGCAGGAGGATTGAGTTTGGTGGTACGGCCACTTGCGTTTGAGCGCGCGATCAGCAATTTGTTAACGAATGCAGGGAAGTATGCGGACCATATCTGGGTGAGCGCCAGGAAAGACGGCGAAAAGTTACAGATTGTGATTGAGGATAACGGGCCGGGGGTGGCGGAGGATCAGTATGAGGCGGTGTTTAAGCCCTTTATGCGGGTTGATAGCTCACGCAACGCGGAAACTGGCGGCGTTGGTTTGGGGTTGCCGATTGCGATGGATATTATACATGCGCATGGCGGTAAGATTTGGCTTGAGGCCAGTGAGTATGGCGGTTTAAAGGTTATGGTGCGGATGCCGCTTTAG
- a CDS encoding Hsp33 family molecular chaperone HslO: MDDLISEGCLDAPGAFDEADDDVIQSFQLDVSSLRGRAVRLGSALNDILEPHDYPNPVAHLVAETVTVTLLLSSMLKFDGIFTLQIRGDGPVSLLVADMTSEGQIRGCAHFDSERLEQARAQLLALKAEETSRNHLAQYLGKGYVAFTVDQGEAAERYQGVVELRGASLVDCVQHYFNQSEQIISGIKMAVGQRGGVWRAGGVMLQKMPDGDGYSEIKGNMDEDDWRRAMILLESCTEDEFLDPNLHSNALLTRLFHEEDVRVFQPVNVFKGCRCSEEKVCTMLTMMSVEDLDYMAEDGRISMRCEFCSQEYSYAREKFPAS; encoded by the coding sequence ATGGATGATTTAATCTCAGAGGGGTGCCTTGATGCGCCCGGCGCCTTTGATGAAGCAGACGACGATGTTATACAGAGTTTTCAGTTGGATGTTTCGTCATTGCGGGGGCGCGCTGTGCGGTTGGGCAGCGCGTTGAATGATATTCTTGAGCCGCATGATTATCCAAATCCGGTGGCGCATTTGGTTGCCGAAACGGTAACGGTGACGCTTTTGCTTTCTTCGATGCTGAAATTTGATGGGATATTTACCTTGCAAATCAGGGGAGATGGTCCGGTGAGTCTTCTAGTGGCTGATATGACATCGGAAGGGCAAATTCGAGGGTGTGCGCATTTTGATTCTGAGCGTTTAGAGCAGGCGCGGGCGCAGCTCTTGGCCTTAAAGGCCGAAGAGACTTCGCGTAATCATTTGGCGCAATATCTGGGGAAGGGCTATGTCGCTTTTACAGTTGACCAGGGTGAGGCGGCGGAGCGTTATCAGGGGGTTGTCGAGTTGCGTGGGGCTTCGCTGGTGGATTGTGTGCAGCATTATTTTAATCAATCCGAGCAGATTATCAGCGGGATTAAGATGGCCGTGGGGCAGCGCGGCGGCGTTTGGCGGGCTGGTGGTGTGATGCTTCAAAAAATGCCAGATGGTGATGGTTATTCGGAAATCAAGGGTAATATGGATGAGGATGACTGGCGTCGGGCGATGATTTTACTGGAAAGCTGTACGGAAGATGAGTTTCTTGATCCGAATTTGCATTCTAATGCGCTGCTGACGCGGTTATTTCATGAAGAAGATGTACGGGTGTTTCAGCCTGTGAATGTCTTTAAAGGTTGTCGGTGCAGTGAAGAGAAGGTCTGTACCATGTTAACGATGATGTCGGTTGAAGATCTTGATTACATGGCAGAAGATGGTCGGATTTCCATGCGCTGTGAATTTTGTTCTCAGGAATATAGCTATGCGCGTGAAAAGTTTCCTGCCAGCTAA
- a CDS encoding PAS domain-containing sensor histidine kinase has translation MQGQPKGQQNSSINGFEHQRKGSDSAVLYVFLVVGLVLVFSTFTVLQSVVRGAVVEEQVHVSQDFVEEIVSDFRGLSEPLKGLAAMMALSFEMKEDRLSRYINQEHSAFEAYSQIVWFYETPDKEWTFSYLRSNTLQNEINGGPQLKPDAEMLKVLLKLEVSGDLRLVPNVGGFEQYVRSQNPKITYRPFALMKSVSAGGVRKGFLLAVVDVASLYDEGWATGHQQVLSMRIQDVESNNVLFEFVRNPETTSATGGRQVYEFSFAGRHFEVASDFQVSQRVRLLGGFPYMVAFLAVFLVVAGAFFVHYGQKQAYNLKKMNDTLARKNFELKAEVEERERLADAVEAAERSSRAVVDAIGDIIFEADRDGRIVFLNRAWEKVTGFDVGQSTGQNLEQLVYPQDREEVMRGLRAVLYEGKDEARSFTQIRVADGTFKAVELVMKAVARNTNGGHRHDFVVGTFTNIEERRKVERALSDAEKKYRSIVENAVGGIFQMTSDGLYLSANPAMAKILGYDSPEQLLRGVKNANEQVYVDTAKRQSVYDRLTSLPEALSHEVKMYKRDGEIIWVHENIRGVVDDSGQLLFIEGSVEDITRRKNSDLAIQEAKVHSDLANRAKSEFLANMSHELRTPLNSIIGFSEMIKNEVCGTIQHRPYWEYACDIHESGHKLLQVINEILDISKIEAGDRQLNESVVNIEAVFDSVAELLETKIENAHLHITRALGGVPNIIVEELALKQILLNLLSNAVKFTPYDGRITVSAQLSREGDMHISITDTGVGLDEYEIKKALSPFGQVDNDLSRSGSGTGLGLTLVGALVGLHGGSFDLFSKKGIGTTATVILPAERVVRDKREAASVSVKEASEATE, from the coding sequence ATGCAGGGGCAACCTAAAGGGCAGCAAAATAGTTCTATTAACGGCTTTGAACATCAGCGAAAAGGCTCCGATTCTGCTGTCCTTTATGTATTTTTAGTTGTGGGATTAGTGCTAGTTTTTAGCACATTTACGGTGTTGCAAAGTGTTGTTCGCGGGGCTGTAGTGGAAGAGCAAGTCCACGTTTCACAGGATTTTGTTGAAGAGATTGTTAGTGATTTTCGTGGTTTGTCAGAACCATTAAAGGGGTTGGCGGCCATGATGGCTTTGTCTTTTGAGATGAAAGAGGACAGATTAAGCCGCTATATTAATCAAGAACATTCAGCGTTTGAGGCCTATAGCCAGATTGTCTGGTTTTATGAAACCCCTGATAAAGAGTGGACGTTTTCGTATTTGCGAAGCAATACGTTGCAGAATGAAATTAATGGTGGACCCCAGCTTAAACCGGATGCTGAGATGCTTAAAGTTCTTTTGAAGCTTGAGGTCTCTGGTGATTTGCGTTTGGTGCCTAACGTTGGAGGCTTTGAGCAATATGTCCGCAGTCAGAATCCTAAAATCACTTACCGTCCGTTTGCTTTAATGAAATCTGTGAGCGCGGGAGGGGTGCGTAAAGGATTTTTACTGGCAGTTGTTGATGTAGCCTCTCTTTATGATGAGGGTTGGGCTACAGGGCATCAGCAGGTTCTATCTATGCGCATACAAGATGTTGAAAGTAATAATGTGCTTTTTGAGTTTGTCCGTAATCCCGAGACAACATCTGCAACGGGGGGACGTCAGGTTTATGAATTTTCTTTTGCGGGCCGTCATTTTGAGGTTGCGAGTGATTTCCAGGTTTCGCAGCGTGTGAGGTTGTTGGGCGGCTTTCCCTATATGGTTGCTTTTTTGGCTGTTTTCCTGGTGGTTGCCGGGGCATTTTTCGTTCATTATGGGCAGAAGCAGGCTTATAATCTTAAAAAAATGAATGATACCTTGGCGCGGAAGAATTTTGAGCTGAAAGCTGAGGTTGAAGAGCGTGAACGTCTTGCGGATGCTGTAGAGGCGGCGGAGCGGAGCAGCCGCGCGGTTGTTGATGCGATTGGTGATATTATTTTTGAAGCTGATCGTGACGGGCGAATTGTTTTTTTGAACCGGGCCTGGGAGAAAGTGACCGGTTTTGATGTGGGGCAATCAACGGGGCAGAATCTTGAGCAGCTTGTTTATCCTCAGGATCGTGAAGAGGTAATGCGTGGTTTGCGGGCTGTTTTGTATGAGGGCAAGGATGAGGCACGCAGTTTTACGCAAATCCGCGTGGCTGATGGTACCTTTAAGGCTGTGGAACTGGTTATGAAGGCTGTTGCTCGTAATACAAACGGGGGACACCGTCACGATTTTGTTGTTGGGACTTTTACCAATATTGAGGAGCGCCGTAAGGTTGAACGGGCATTGAGCGATGCGGAGAAGAAGTATCGTTCTATCGTTGAAAATGCTGTTGGCGGGATTTTTCAGATGACGTCTGACGGGCTTTATCTAAGTGCCAATCCGGCGATGGCGAAGATTTTAGGCTATGATAGTCCGGAGCAGTTACTTCGTGGGGTCAAAAATGCCAATGAGCAAGTCTATGTTGATACGGCGAAGCGTCAAAGTGTTTATGACAGGCTTACGAGTTTGCCGGAGGCGCTTTCGCATGAGGTTAAAATGTACAAGCGCGATGGGGAGATTATTTGGGTTCATGAAAATATTCGTGGCGTTGTTGATGACAGCGGGCAGCTTTTATTTATTGAGGGAAGTGTTGAGGATATAACCCGTCGGAAAAACTCTGATTTGGCTATTCAGGAAGCGAAAGTGCATTCTGACCTTGCGAACCGCGCGAAGTCCGAGTTTTTGGCGAATATGAGCCACGAATTGCGTACGCCGCTTAATTCAATTATCGGGTTTTCTGAGATGATTAAGAATGAGGTGTGTGGGACGATTCAGCATCGTCCTTATTGGGAATATGCCTGTGATATTCATGAGAGCGGGCATAAGTTGTTGCAGGTTATTAACGAAATTCTGGATATTTCAAAAATTGAGGCCGGGGACCGGCAGTTGAATGAAAGTGTCGTTAATATTGAAGCGGTTTTTGATTCGGTTGCCGAGTTGCTTGAGACTAAGATTGAAAATGCTCATTTGCATATCACTCGGGCGTTGGGAGGTGTGCCCAATATTATCGTGGAAGAGCTTGCTTTGAAGCAGATTTTGTTGAACTTGCTTTCTAACGCGGTCAAGTTTACGCCCTACGATGGGCGCATTACGGTGAGTGCGCAGCTTAGTCGTGAAGGTGATATGCATATTTCGATTACGGATACGGGGGTTGGACTTGACGAATATGAGATTAAAAAGGCGCTTTCTCCTTTTGGGCAGGTTGATAATGATTTGAGCCGCAGCGGTTCGGGAACGGGGCTTGGACTGACATTGGTTGGTGCGCTTGTGGGGCTTCATGGTGGTTCGTTTGACCTGTTTTCGAAAAAGGGTATAGGGACAACGGCAACGGTTATTTTACCTGCCGAGCGTGTTGTTCGGGATAAGAGGGAGGCCGCTAGTGTTTCGGTTAAGGAGGCGTCTGAGGCGACGGAATAA
- a CDS encoding response regulator: MMSKSSQENYPKDGGSYEAWPHVLVVDDDRRIRDLLCRYLSEQGFVVIAAADAFEATALLESFEVDVLVVDVMMPGKTGLEFTAGYRESGSVVPILLLTALGETEDRITGLEAGADDYLSKPFEPRELVLRLNAILKRTAKPVHVERSLKIGPWVFDPVHEELSAGGDVVRLTSAEAQLLKALGARGGEVLSREELARACGVDAGERTIDVQVTRLRRKIENDTKKPRYLQTVRGKGYVLRSEEL; this comes from the coding sequence ATGATGAGCAAGAGTTCGCAAGAAAATTACCCGAAAGATGGCGGTTCGTATGAGGCTTGGCCGCATGTTCTGGTGGTTGATGATGACCGGCGCATTCGGGATTTGCTGTGCCGGTATTTGAGTGAGCAAGGGTTTGTGGTGATTGCGGCGGCAGATGCGTTTGAGGCGACGGCGTTGCTTGAAAGCTTTGAGGTGGATGTGCTTGTGGTGGATGTGATGATGCCGGGCAAGACGGGGCTGGAATTTACAGCTGGATACCGGGAGAGCGGCTCGGTAGTGCCGATTTTGTTACTGACAGCGCTGGGGGAAACAGAAGACCGGATTACGGGTCTGGAAGCGGGGGCGGATGATTATTTGTCCAAGCCTTTTGAGCCGCGAGAATTGGTGTTGCGTCTTAATGCGATTTTGAAGCGCACAGCCAAGCCTGTGCACGTGGAGCGAAGCCTAAAGATTGGGCCGTGGGTGTTTGATCCGGTGCATGAGGAGCTTAGCGCAGGCGGTGATGTTGTGCGGTTGACAAGCGCAGAGGCGCAGCTGCTTAAGGCGTTGGGCGCGCGTGGAGGAGAGGTCTTATCGCGCGAAGAGTTGGCCCGCGCGTGCGGCGTGGATGCCGGGGAGCGCACGATTGATGTGCAGGTAACCCGGCTCAGGCGAAAAATTGAGAACGACACCAAGAAACCGCGCTATTTACAAACAGTGCGCGGTAAAGGGTATGTTCTTAGGAGTGAGGAGCTTTAG
- a CDS encoding ABC transporter permease, translating into MKMPESLTPLHINTVNVIGLLTLIKREVDRFMNVYMQTLVAPVITTLLFYTIFALAFGGVARRVGDVPFLEFLAPGLIMMTMVQNAFANTSSSIVISKVQGSIVDILLPPLSSFEMYVGFTVGAVARGLIVGLVSGTVMSFFVPISVSSWWLIIAYAVLGTMMLGSLGLAAGIWSEKFDHIAAVTNFIVTPLTFLSGTFYAVEALPPVWQGLAHYNPFFYMIDGFRAGFIGQADGNTLVGISLLIVINFSLAMLTLWMLRTGYKIKS; encoded by the coding sequence ATGAAAATGCCAGAGTCCTTAACACCCCTTCATATCAACACTGTCAATGTTATCGGTCTTTTGACGTTGATTAAGCGTGAAGTTGACCGATTTATGAATGTGTATATGCAAACATTGGTTGCGCCGGTTATTACAACGTTGTTATTTTATACGATTTTTGCACTGGCGTTTGGTGGTGTGGCACGTCGGGTTGGTGATGTGCCGTTTCTGGAGTTTTTAGCTCCGGGGTTGATTATGATGACAATGGTACAAAACGCGTTTGCCAATACGTCGTCCTCTATCGTGATTTCCAAGGTTCAGGGCAGCATTGTTGATATATTGTTGCCACCATTGTCGAGCTTTGAAATGTATGTTGGTTTTACCGTGGGTGCTGTTGCTCGCGGGTTAATTGTCGGGCTGGTGAGTGGGACGGTGATGAGTTTTTTTGTACCGATTTCTGTGAGTTCGTGGTGGTTGATTATTGCCTATGCTGTTTTGGGTACGATGATGCTTGGTTCTTTGGGGCTGGCGGCCGGAATTTGGTCGGAAAAATTTGATCATATTGCAGCGGTGACAAATTTTATTGTAACGCCTTTGACCTTTTTATCAGGGACATTTTATGCGGTGGAGGCTTTGCCGCCGGTTTGGCAAGGATTGGCGCATTATAATCCGTTTTTTTACATGATTGACGGATTTCGCGCCGGGTTTATTGGGCAGGCGGATGGAAATACGCTGGTTGGCATTAGTCTTTTGATCGTTATTAATTTTTCTTTGGCTATGCTGACGCTTTGGATGTTGCGTACGGGTTATAAAATCAAGTCGTAA
- a CDS encoding branched-chain amino acid aminotransferase has protein sequence MALIPYDDRDGFIWMDGKMLPWREAKIHYLTHALHYGTQVFEGERAYDGHIFKSREHSQRLHNSAKIIYMDMPVSVDELENIKQEVLKANNLENAYIRAAAWRGAEQMGIDVAGTKTHVAIAAWDWGSYFDPAIREKGISLKTSTWRKPAPNTSPTAAKTASLYNLSCMVKVEVKKAGYTDALMLDHEGYVAESTGANLFAVKNGQIHTPIADRFLNGITRQTVMSLARERNISVEERRIKPEELESFDEIFLTGTAAEVTAVGKIDDITYSVGPITRKLHEAYEDLIHGRTQDVKQSA, from the coding sequence ATGGCTTTAATTCCTTACGATGATCGTGATGGCTTTATCTGGATGGATGGAAAAATGCTGCCTTGGCGCGAAGCCAAAATACACTATCTTACCCACGCTCTGCATTACGGCACACAAGTCTTTGAAGGTGAACGCGCCTATGACGGCCACATCTTCAAAAGCCGCGAGCATTCGCAGCGCCTGCATAACTCTGCCAAAATCATCTATATGGACATGCCGGTTTCCGTAGATGAACTCGAAAACATCAAGCAAGAAGTTCTTAAAGCCAACAACCTCGAAAACGCCTATATTCGTGCAGCAGCATGGCGCGGAGCGGAACAAATGGGCATCGACGTTGCCGGAACAAAAACCCATGTCGCCATCGCCGCCTGGGACTGGGGCAGCTATTTTGACCCGGCAATTCGTGAAAAAGGCATTTCCCTGAAAACGTCCACCTGGCGCAAACCCGCACCCAACACATCCCCCACCGCGGCTAAAACCGCTTCACTCTACAATCTAAGTTGCATGGTCAAGGTTGAAGTCAAAAAAGCCGGCTACACCGACGCCCTTATGCTTGATCACGAAGGCTATGTCGCAGAATCCACCGGCGCCAACCTCTTTGCCGTCAAAAATGGGCAAATCCACACCCCCATCGCTGATCGCTTCCTTAACGGCATCACCCGCCAAACTGTCATGTCATTGGCCCGCGAAAGAAACATCAGTGTAGAAGAACGCCGTATAAAGCCCGAAGAACTTGAATCTTTTGATGAAATTTTCCTCACCGGCACCGCTGCCGAAGTCACAGCCGTTGGTAAAATTGATGACATTACCTATAGCGTTGGCCCCATCACCCGCAAACTGCACGAAGCCTACGAAGACCTCATCCATGGCCGCACACAAGACGTAAAGCAAAGCGCATAA
- a CDS encoding COX15/CtaA family protein, translated as MPIAPHRRHNKPIAIWLYSCAFMVFAMIVIGAITRLSESGLSMVEWRPLMGALPPLNDAEWERVFTLYQESPEFEKKNTWMQIDDFKTIFFWEWFHRLWGRLIGIVFALPLIFFWLCKMIPHGYHLKLLGLFVLGGAQGFMGWYMVKSGLVDQPAVSHYRLAAHLGLAFIIFASLLWVGLSLTFKTRRYANRALNIHGWIVLVFIAITVLWGAFTAGLDAGLIYNETFPKMGGEWIPPDFWKYDALLPNVLENHSGVQFIHRWLAILTVGMVLSLWMHAMAKKQSFRALHAAVIMALLQLCLGIATILSGVELHIATTHQAGAVILWALILICIYQTWPHKRVC; from the coding sequence ATGCCTATCGCACCCCACCGCCGACACAATAAACCTATCGCCATCTGGCTTTATTCCTGCGCCTTCATGGTCTTTGCCATGATAGTCATAGGCGCAATTACGCGCCTTAGTGAATCCGGCCTCTCAATGGTTGAATGGCGGCCTTTGATGGGCGCTCTGCCCCCCTTGAATGACGCCGAATGGGAACGCGTTTTTACGCTTTACCAGGAAAGCCCTGAATTCGAAAAGAAAAATACCTGGATGCAAATTGACGACTTCAAAACCATCTTTTTCTGGGAGTGGTTTCACCGCCTTTGGGGCCGTCTTATTGGAATCGTTTTTGCCCTGCCACTCATTTTCTTTTGGCTCTGTAAAATGATCCCCCACGGCTATCACCTTAAACTTCTTGGACTATTTGTACTGGGCGGCGCCCAAGGTTTTATGGGCTGGTATATGGTCAAAAGCGGTCTTGTCGATCAGCCAGCAGTTAGCCACTATCGCCTCGCCGCACATCTAGGGCTGGCATTTATCATCTTCGCCAGCCTGCTTTGGGTCGGATTATCACTCACATTCAAAACCCGCCGCTACGCAAACCGTGCCCTTAATATCCATGGTTGGATCGTTTTGGTCTTTATCGCCATCACTGTCCTCTGGGGAGCTTTCACAGCGGGGCTGGATGCAGGGTTAATATATAACGAAACCTTTCCGAAAATGGGCGGCGAGTGGATTCCTCCGGATTTTTGGAAATATGATGCGCTTCTACCCAACGTCCTTGAAAATCATAGTGGCGTGCAATTCATTCACCGCTGGCTGGCCATCCTTACTGTTGGTATGGTTCTAAGCCTCTGGATGCACGCGATGGCAAAAAAACAAAGCTTTCGTGCGCTCCATGCCGCCGTAATAATGGCACTGCTGCAATTATGTTTAGGAATAGCCACAATTTTATCAGGCGTTGAGCTGCACATCGCAACCACGCATCAGGCCGGTGCCGTTATCTTATGGGCACTGATTTTGATCTGTATCTACCAGACATGGCCTCATAAGCGCGTCTGTTAG
- a CDS encoding phasin family protein, translating into MSRQNPFAEFFTANDFSKFFENAQSMPFDLQGFMETQRKNMQALSDAQQIAIENLQTIAQRQSAIISEMVEDNAQITKELMSEGTPEEKISQNADLFKTLYERSVKNMNDIAEMMNKSNQEASSIINKRVKATMNEVKAAMDKSQKKAA; encoded by the coding sequence ATGTCGCGACAAAATCCTTTTGCTGAGTTTTTCACCGCCAACGATTTTTCAAAATTTTTTGAAAATGCTCAATCGATGCCTTTTGACCTGCAAGGTTTCATGGAAACCCAGCGCAAAAACATGCAAGCCCTGTCCGATGCACAGCAAATCGCCATTGAAAACCTTCAGACAATTGCTCAACGCCAAAGTGCCATCATCTCAGAAATGGTTGAAGACAATGCACAAATCACCAAAGAATTGATGAGCGAAGGCACACCGGAAGAAAAAATCTCCCAAAACGCCGATCTGTTCAAAACACTCTATGAGCGCAGCGTCAAAAATATGAACGATATTGCTGAAATGATGAACAAATCTAATCAGGAAGCCAGCAGTATCATCAACAAACGCGTCAAGGCCACAATGAACGAAGTCAAAGCCGCAATGGACAAATCGCAGAAAAAAGCGGCCTAA
- a CDS encoding regulatory protein RecX — protein sequence MSQNNISNTNSKPQNNKRKRPKKITETYLHNAGLYYLERYASSAANFHDVMLRKVKRSCITHEDQDYTQCTALVDQLVKKFIRTGLLDDAVYTRAMVTSLRRRGKSTRAIHSALRAKGLDSSQIEQTLVIIDQESHENPAEAERHAALTFARKKRLGPWRSDKEINFQKELSCMARAGFSYDTSRSVLEISEDNIPFT from the coding sequence ATGTCACAAAATAATATTTCCAACACCAATAGCAAGCCACAAAACAACAAGCGCAAACGCCCAAAAAAAATTACCGAAACCTATCTCCACAATGCCGGACTATATTACCTTGAACGCTACGCCTCCAGCGCCGCGAACTTCCACGATGTCATGCTCCGCAAAGTCAAACGCTCCTGCATAACCCATGAAGATCAAGACTACACCCAGTGCACCGCATTGGTAGACCAACTGGTTAAAAAATTTATCCGCACAGGCCTGCTCGACGATGCCGTCTATACCCGCGCCATGGTCACATCCTTGCGTCGCCGCGGAAAATCCACCCGCGCCATCCACAGCGCCTTACGCGCCAAAGGGCTCGATTCCAGTCAAATCGAACAAACACTGGTCATAATAGATCAGGAATCGCACGAGAACCCAGCCGAAGCCGAGCGCCACGCCGCTCTCACATTTGCACGAAAAAAGCGCCTGGGACCCTGGCGCAGCGACAAAGAAATAAATTTTCAAAAAGAGCTCTCATGCATGGCCAGAGCCGGATTTTCTTATGATACGTCGCGAAGCGTTTTAGAAATAAGCGAAGACAATATCCCCTTCACATAA